The following proteins are co-located in the Micromonospora coriariae genome:
- a CDS encoding MmyB family transcriptional regulator, with amino-acid sequence MERLVATQQCPAYIINSAFNIQAWNAQAAAWFPSLPSEPNLMRWAFGHPAAQRQLDRWEEDWAPSLPAQLRMAHARERQ; translated from the coding sequence ATGGAACGGCTTGTGGCGACCCAGCAATGCCCGGCGTACATCATCAACAGTGCCTTCAACATTCAGGCGTGGAACGCCCAAGCGGCAGCTTGGTTCCCATCGCTGCCGAGCGAGCCCAACCTGATGCGGTGGGCGTTCGGGCACCCGGCAGCTCAACGGCAGCTGGACCGGTGGGAGGAAGACTGGGCGCCGTCACTGCCGGCGCAGCTACGGATGGCTCACGCCCGCGAACGACAATGA